One window of Vitis riparia cultivar Riparia Gloire de Montpellier isolate 1030 chromosome 5, EGFV_Vit.rip_1.0, whole genome shotgun sequence genomic DNA carries:
- the LOC117914754 gene encoding uncharacterized protein LOC117914754: MQVGSKARGLVRVLRAPTFLNSNRFLSHGVPAIEAPSHSSRQQWRPHSAFSSQSLPFSGIIRQRIEQHSMCSMLTARASFSSVEVGPTEAVKELYDKMLKSVVAQTMPPNAWLWSLIEKCENHEDIKLLFDMLQNLRRFRLSNLRIHENFNCNLCREVAKACARVGALDFGKRTLRKHNVYGLTPSIGSVHHLLLYAKKHNDVGLMVEVMKLLKRNDLPYQSGTADIVFSICYNTDNWQLISMYSKKFVKAGVKLRETTFDTWMEFAAKIGDTESLWKIEKLRSEMMKQHSLRTGFSCAKGFLLERKPDNAASIIQLLIQNLSVAKRAGVLVELQKLISEWSLEVVKRQKEEDRKALAASLITDIPVMVSRLQNMGLELSVSMEELSKEGALT; encoded by the exons ATGCAAGTCGGCTCAAAAGCCCGCGGACTCGTTAGGGTTTTGAGAGCACCGACTTTTCTCAACTCTAATCGTTTTCTCTCTCATGGTGTTCCAGCAATTGAAGCTCCTTCTCACTCTTCTCGTCAACAATGGCGGCCTCACTCTGCCTTCTCTTCCCAATCCCTTCCTTTCTCTG GGATCATTCGACAACGCATAGAGCAACATTCTATGTGTTCAATGTTAACGGCGAGGGCGTCCTTTTCTTCCGTGGAAGTCGGTCCAACGG AGGCTGTGAAGGAGCTGTATGATAAAATGCTCAAGTCAGTGGTTGCTCAAACTATGCCACCTAATGCTTGGTTGTGGTCCCTTATTGAAAAGTGTGAAAATCATGAGGACATTAAACTACTCTTCGATATGTTGCAGAACCTACGAAGATTT AGGCTGTCAAATCTCCGCATTCATGAGAATTTCAACTGCAATCTTTGCCGAGAAGTCGCTAAGGCATGTGCTCGTGTAGGGGCCTTGGACTTTG GAAAGAGGACGTTGAGGAAGCATAATGTGTATGGACTGACGCCTAGTATTGGATCTGTTCATCATTTATTG TTATATGCTAAAAAGCATAATGATGTTGGTCTCATGGTTGAAGTTATGAAACTTTTGAAAAGGAATGACTTACCGTATCAATCTGGTACAGCTGATATTGTTTTCAG CATTTGTTACAATACAGATAACTGGCAATTAATTTCTATGTACTCAAAAAAGTTTGTCAAGGCCGGAGTAAAATTGCGAGAAACTACATTTGACACGTGGATGGAATTTGCAGCCAAAATAG GAGATACTGAATCATTATGGAAAATTGAGAAGTTGAGGTCAGAGATGATGAAGCAGCATTCTCTTAGGACTGGATTTTCATGTGCTAAG gGCTTTCTACTTGAACGTAAGCCTGATAATGCTGCTTCCATCATTCAACTCCTCATTCAG AATTTATCTGTGGCAAAGAGAGCTGGTGTCCTGGTTGAACTTCAAAAACTGATAAGTGAGTGGTCTTTGGAGGTTGTTAAGCGTCAAAAAGAGGAGGACAGGAAG GCATTGGCAGCTTCTTTGATAACTGATATACCTGTCATGGTTAGTCGTCTGCAAAACATGGGGTTAGAGTTGAGTGTAAGCATGGAAGAATTATCAAAAGAAGGTGCTCTAACTTGA